A DNA window from Hydra vulgaris chromosome 13, alternate assembly HydraT2T_AEP contains the following coding sequences:
- the LOC136089964 gene encoding uncharacterized protein LOC136089964, producing MNKEVLTIIKQKKQLGNYLSATNWRSTTLIREYRKLRSQVQKACKRRVRVFEAQLASDKNNSKRVYAYAKEQQNVHVSISAISNAKGETLTEGIHIANRLNEHFKSVFVDDSKSSQLPIFERRRYQEDLGDIIINFEATLAYFKFLNPNKFIGADNISLKVLKECAAQMTYHLTLLYNKARSKGSTPIAWKQSHVTPLFEKGSRLDVANYRPVSITSAPCKVMEKIIREQITKYLEKMSCISHNQHGFMSEKGCTSNLLDSVDYLTKALSKRNFVDIAFLDSAKAFDKVSHRRLLHKLKAYGINGNVLKWIESFLISRKQQTVLGDHSSD from the coding sequence ATGAATAAGGAGGTACTGActataataaagcaaaaaaaacaactggGCAATTACTTATCTGCGACTAACTGGCGATCAACGACACTGATTCGTGAATATAGGAAACTAAGAAGCCAAGTGCAGAAAGCATGTAAACGTCGTGTTCGAGTATTTGAAGCACAACTAGcatcagataaaaataattctaaaagaGTGTACGCTTATGCTAAGGAGCAACAGAATGTTCATGTATCTATTAGTGCTATATCTAATGCAAAAGGTGAAACCTTAACAGAGGGAATACATATCGCAAACAGACTTAACGAACACTTCAAATCAGTTTTTGTTGATGATAGTAAAAGTAGTCAGTTACCTATTTTTGAGAGAAGGCGTTATCAAGAAGACTTAGGcgatataattattaattttgaagcGACGCTAgcttatttcaaatttttgaaccCGAATAAATTTATTGGTGCTGATAACATTAGTCTAAAGGTACTTAAAGAATGCGCAGCTCAAATGACTTACCATCTTACTTTACTTTACAATAAAGCACGGTCTAAAGGCTCAACACCTATAGCTTGGAAACAGTCACACGTCACACCGTTGTTTGAAAAAGGAAGTCGTCTTGATGTCGCTAATTACAGACCGGTGTCTATCACATCAGCTCCATGTAAAGTAATGGAAAAGATTATCAGAGAACAGATAactaaatatcttgaaaaaatgaGCTGCATCTCACATAATCAACATGGATTTATGTCCGAAAAAGGATGCACGTCTAACTTATTGGATAGTGTCGACTACCTCACGAAAGCGTTAAGCAAAAGAAATTTTGTCGATATTGCATTTTTGGACTCCgcgaaagcgtttgataaagtttctcACCGTAGACTACTTCATAAATTGAAAGCATATGGGATTAATGGCAATGTTCTAAAATGGATTGAGTCATTTTTGATTAGTAGAAAACAGCAAACTGTTTTAGGTGATCACTCTAGCGACTAA
- the LOC136089963 gene encoding uncharacterized protein LOC136089963 gives MAKTRLSADLFAFSCAPFNCAIEFKLARCDKPSHISICDSFKENNKFDNNSKTGQLTAVADVSSKINQHRVKVYVQGNDGVDIEIICFVKEICSTLNCQYIETAFEAELYNGKTFLKEKLLAIWNKSKDNISDNLVVEHFRKSIKFENNKYTVVLPFKENHPLLCDSYNLYLKRFKSLEKKFLNDAKLFDSYNDIIKEKLLNGTVEQTLSNKSKVGLVHNLPHRPDIREDKVTTKMRMVFDASATNSDPSLNDCLHSGPYLTTLLYGVLIRFRVNKIAFIADIEKAFLSISISEKHRNFIRFCDHKLITYRLCRVLSVVTSSPFLLSATLIKHAECYLSSDPIFVSRLLNSIYVDDSSFCSDSVIECFKFYEKCRSRLGEAGFNLNLIRSKFESNLVENLNLIRLS, from the exons ATGGCTAAAACGCGTTTAAGTGcagatttatttgcattttcttGTGCTCCATTCAATTGTGCAATTGAATTTAAATTGGCCAGG TGTGACAAGCCTTCCCATATATCTATTTGTGATAGTTTTAAAgagaataataaatttgataataactcTAAAACAGGACAGTTAACAGCTGTTGCTGATGTTTCTTCTAAAATTAATCAAC atagaGTTAAAGTTTATGTTCAAGGTAATGACGGAGTTGATATTGAAATTATATGTTttgtaaaagaaatttgttCTACGTTAAATTGCCAGTATATAGAAACTGCGT TCGAAGCAGAATTATATAATGGTAAAACGTTTTTGAAAGAAAAGCTTTTAGCTATTTGGAATAAAAGCAAAGATAATATTAGTGACAATCTAGTTGTCGAACATTTTCGCAAAAGcattaagtttgaaaataataagtataCTGTAGTACTACCCTTTAAGGAGAATCATCCTTTGTTATGCGATagctataatttatatttaaagagatTCAAATCattagagaaaaagtttttaaatgatgcaaagttatttgattcatataatgatattataaaagaaaaattattaaatggaACGGTAGAGCAAACTTTAAGTAATAAATCTAAGGTCGGACTTGTTCATAACTTACCTCATAGACCAGATATAAGAGAAGATAAAGTTACAACTAAGATGCGCATGGTATTTGATGCGAGTGCGACAAACTCAGATCCCTCGCTAAATGATTGTTTACATTCAGGTCCTTATTTAACAACTCTACTATATGGAGTTTTGATACGTTTTCGTGTAAATAAGATAGCATTTATTGCAGATATTGAAAAAGCCTTTTTGAGCATTTCAATATCTGAGAAACATCGCAATTTTATACGATTTTGTG atcataaattaataacatataGATTATGTCGAGTTTTATCTGTAGTCACTTCTTCTCCTTTTCTTCTTTCAGCAACTTTAATTAAACATGCGGAGTGTTACTTAAGTTCTGATCCAATATTTGTAAGTCGATTACTAAATTCTATTTACGTTGACGATTCGAGTTTTTGCTCTGATTCTGTAATtgaatgttttaagttttatgaaaaatgtcGTTCCCGGCTAGGTGAAGCTGGTTTTAATTTGAATCTAATTCGGTCGAAATTTGAATCTAATTTGGTCGAAAATTTGAATCTAATTCGGTTGAGTTAG